The following proteins come from a genomic window of Sphaerisporangium rubeum:
- a CDS encoding DUF5667 domain-containing protein yields MGKRGGSWSPYGLWAALTRRGPSARALTVRLRQIGDEPREPSPEFRARLRGQLLAAHGTAGETGPEPAVGAGRRPPLLLRLRPAAMVVSVTGLMALTGLQTYGSVPGDHLYPIKRAAEATLLSLAPDDLERAQRELTAAHSRATEAAALLGYPGDDRERFIGPTLDEMADTTRSALLALRHVKRRDTHTPSIKRFTEQQRDLVAPMLPQLGDDDRTKASAYLDMIDDLTP; encoded by the coding sequence ATGGGTAAGCGGGGGGGTTCGTGGTCGCCGTACGGCCTGTGGGCCGCCCTCACGCGGCGCGGACCTTCGGCGCGCGCGCTGACCGTCCGGCTGCGCCAGATCGGTGACGAGCCCCGTGAACCGTCCCCCGAGTTCCGGGCCAGGCTGCGCGGCCAGTTGCTCGCCGCGCACGGCACCGCCGGCGAGACCGGCCCCGAGCCCGCGGTCGGCGCGGGCCGGCGTCCGCCGCTGCTGCTGCGGCTGCGTCCCGCGGCCATGGTGGTATCGGTCACCGGCCTGATGGCCCTGACGGGATTGCAGACGTACGGCTCGGTGCCGGGTGACCACCTGTACCCCATCAAGCGGGCCGCCGAGGCGACGCTGCTCAGCCTGGCGCCGGACGACCTGGAGCGCGCGCAGCGCGAGCTGACCGCGGCGCATTCGCGCGCCACCGAGGCCGCGGCCCTGCTCGGGTACCCGGGGGACGACCGCGAGCGGTTCATCGGGCCGACCCTCGACGAGATGGCCGACACCACGCGGTCGGCGTTGCTGGCGTTGCGGCACGTCAAGCGCCGCGACACGCACACGCCGTCCATCAAGCGGTTCACCGAGCAGCAGCGCGACCTGGTGGCCCCGATGCTCCCCCAGCTCGGCGACGACGACAGGACGAAGGCCAGCGCCTACCTGGACATGATCGACGATCTCACGCCGTGA
- a CDS encoding sigma-70 family RNA polymerase sigma factor, with product MSNTWSVAGLSPPGAAGKMDRARASGHLEPAELDELRRVVLRAKTGDADAFAALYDRYVDLVFRYVYFRVGCHALAEDLTSETFLRALRRITEFTWQGRDFAAWLVTIARNLVTDHYKSGRYRLEVSTAEVLDTPMDGAHIPENAVVATMVNERILRAVRDLSPEQQECVVLRFLQGMTLAETALIMGKKSGAIKALQFRAVRALARALPHDLG from the coding sequence ATGTCGAACACATGGTCGGTGGCCGGGCTTTCCCCTCCGGGCGCGGCGGGCAAGATGGACCGTGCCCGCGCCTCCGGCCACCTGGAACCCGCGGAGCTCGACGAGCTGCGCCGGGTGGTGCTGCGCGCCAAGACCGGCGACGCGGACGCCTTCGCCGCGCTGTACGACCGCTATGTCGATCTTGTCTTTCGCTACGTCTACTTCCGGGTCGGCTGCCACGCGCTGGCGGAGGACCTCACCAGTGAGACGTTCCTGCGCGCGCTGCGCCGCATCACCGAGTTCACCTGGCAGGGCAGGGACTTCGCCGCGTGGCTGGTGACCATCGCGCGCAACCTCGTCACCGACCACTACAAGTCCGGCCGCTACCGGCTGGAGGTCTCCACGGCCGAGGTGCTCGACACGCCGATGGACGGCGCGCACATCCCGGAGAACGCCGTGGTCGCCACCATGGTGAACGAGCGCATCCTGCGCGCGGTGCGCGACCTCAGCCCCGAGCAGCAGGAATGCGTGGTGCTTCGCTTCTTGCAGGGCATGACGCTGGCGGAGACGGCGCTGATCATGGGAAAGAAGAGCGGCGCGATCAAGGCGCTGCAGTTCCGCGCCGTCCGGGCCCTGGCCCGCGCGCTCCCCCACGACCTCGGCTGA
- a CDS encoding antibiotic biosynthesis monooxygenase, with protein sequence MEALVAVTAFAGALFAAITTGVLVGRLRDERSGWLLAWTVTTTALCLALGSIAIGHLIGFGPATFRVYQITGAFLAPFWLAIGMIQMLAAKTPAKFAAWLLGSAFTLVTTVILLVDPVSQVDKFGTTLPLGDTHWTIIPTALLNVAHALTYLILIGCLILAVLRWRGGDDLDADNMHAGVVLAPTGLALVGVVRFAIPGVFAALVISLMVGAIWYAVARPLAPYDEERDDSDEWSEDPRPDAGARRSARRAAPAASFDSGPMPVTQASPVPPPQSPRQNPSPRRSGLGDLVAEYRAGDHGDVDYAARMHGSDGFVGQPGQPGQPGQPGQPGQHGRPPQGTYGAPVGRPGERGPGEAGWFDPRESSGPGEQGRFGPGEPAGPGERGRFGPGEPGRTGPGESFGPGESFGPGEGFGRAGQGFGGPLGGPAGPGAPGGPDVPGGPDAPGGDHGLFGGPATGAFMEQDPLGQGQYGAASYGGPPDRTAQYGQGAYAQEQYGRGAHAQDPAGQNGSGAQHPGQGSAPDVAFPATGALFAGAELQEALNRAEPPAGAGSVRPSPRIYGLLTVFTLIDGAGEAFDRLAEETVEEVRRSEPDTLIFICHAVKSAPLQRIVYEIYRDEVAYTDHQRQPHMERFARERVAHVLAANVIELNLNAAKVVPLPTAYRV encoded by the coding sequence ATGGAAGCCCTCGTAGCCGTCACCGCCTTCGCGGGTGCGCTGTTCGCCGCCATCACCACCGGCGTCCTGGTCGGACGCCTCAGGGACGAGCGGAGCGGATGGCTCCTCGCGTGGACCGTGACCACCACGGCACTCTGCCTGGCGCTGGGGTCGATCGCCATCGGCCACCTCATCGGGTTCGGCCCCGCGACGTTCCGCGTCTACCAGATCACCGGCGCGTTCCTCGCGCCGTTCTGGCTCGCCATCGGCATGATCCAGATGCTCGCCGCCAAGACGCCGGCCAAGTTCGCGGCCTGGCTGCTCGGGAGCGCCTTCACCCTCGTCACCACAGTGATCCTGCTGGTCGACCCGGTCAGCCAGGTGGACAAGTTCGGCACGACCCTGCCGCTCGGCGACACCCACTGGACGATCATCCCGACCGCGCTGCTCAACGTCGCGCACGCTCTGACGTACCTGATCCTCATCGGGTGCCTCATCCTCGCGGTGCTGCGCTGGCGCGGCGGCGACGATCTCGACGCCGACAACATGCACGCCGGAGTGGTGCTCGCCCCCACCGGTCTCGCCCTCGTGGGAGTGGTGCGCTTCGCCATCCCCGGCGTGTTCGCGGCGCTGGTGATCTCGCTGATGGTGGGGGCCATCTGGTACGCCGTCGCGCGGCCGCTCGCGCCGTACGACGAGGAGCGTGACGACTCCGACGAGTGGAGCGAGGACCCCCGGCCCGACGCCGGCGCGCGCCGGTCCGCGCGCCGCGCCGCGCCTGCCGCGTCCTTCGACTCCGGCCCCATGCCGGTGACGCAGGCCTCCCCTGTCCCGCCGCCGCAGTCCCCGCGGCAGAACCCTTCGCCGCGCCGCTCCGGCCTCGGTGACCTGGTGGCCGAGTACCGGGCCGGTGACCACGGGGACGTGGACTACGCGGCCCGGATGCACGGCTCGGACGGCTTCGTCGGCCAGCCGGGTCAGCCTGGTCAGCCTGGTCAGCCGGGTCAGCCTGGTCAGCATGGCCGGCCTCCGCAAGGCACGTACGGCGCGCCGGTGGGGCGGCCGGGTGAGCGCGGTCCCGGCGAGGCGGGGTGGTTCGACCCCCGCGAGTCCTCCGGGCCAGGTGAGCAGGGACGTTTCGGTCCCGGCGAGCCGGCGGGTCCCGGTGAGCGGGGGAGGTTCGGTCCGGGAGAGCCGGGGAGGACCGGTCCAGGGGAGTCCTTCGGTCCAGGGGAGTCCTTCGGCCCGGGTGAGGGATTCGGCCGCGCCGGCCAGGGATTCGGCGGACCACTAGGTGGCCCCGCGGGTCCAGGGGCCCCCGGTGGGCCCGACGTACCCGGTGGGCCGGACGCACCCGGTGGGGACCACGGCCTGTTCGGCGGGCCCGCGACCGGTGCGTTCATGGAGCAGGATCCGCTCGGCCAGGGGCAGTACGGCGCGGCGTCGTACGGCGGGCCGCCGGACCGCACCGCGCAGTACGGCCAAGGCGCGTACGCGCAGGAGCAATACGGCCGTGGCGCGCACGCGCAGGACCCGGCCGGCCAGAACGGTTCCGGCGCGCAGCACCCCGGTCAGGGCTCCGCGCCGGACGTCGCCTTCCCCGCCACCGGCGCGCTGTTCGCCGGGGCCGAGCTCCAGGAGGCGCTCAACCGCGCCGAGCCACCCGCGGGTGCGGGGTCCGTGCGGCCCTCGCCGCGCATCTACGGCCTGCTCACCGTCTTCACGCTGATCGACGGCGCCGGGGAGGCGTTCGACCGCCTGGCCGAGGAGACCGTGGAGGAGGTGCGGCGCAGCGAGCCCGACACGTTGATCTTCATCTGCCACGCGGTGAAGTCGGCGCCGTTGCAGCGCATCGTGTACGAGATCTACCGTGACGAGGTCGCCTACACCGACCACCAGCGCCAGCCCCACATGGAGCGGTTCGCGCGCGAGCGCGTGGCGCACGTCCTGGCGGCCAACGTGATCGAGCTCAACCTCAACGCCGCCAAGGTGGTGCCGCTGCCGACGGCCTACCGGGTCTGA
- a CDS encoding glutaredoxin family protein: MAPQHTITLLGKPGCHLCDDARTVIARVAGELGVPWQERDITASEQDMRDYGEMIPVTLIDGVQHDFWRVDESRLRAALSA; the protein is encoded by the coding sequence ATGGCACCGCAACATACGATCACCCTGCTCGGCAAGCCCGGCTGCCATCTCTGCGACGACGCCAGAACCGTCATCGCGCGCGTGGCCGGCGAGCTCGGCGTGCCATGGCAGGAGCGCGACATCACCGCGTCCGAGCAGGACATGCGCGACTACGGCGAGATGATCCCCGTGACACTGATCGACGGTGTGCAGCACGACTTCTGGCGCGTGGACGAGTCCCGCCTGCGCGCCGCGCTCTCCGCCTGA
- a CDS encoding redox-sensing transcriptional repressor Rex: protein MSQARERGIPEATVARLPLYLRALNGLSERGTATVSSEDLALAAGVNSAKLRKDLSHLGSYGTRGVGYDVQYLIYQISRELGLTQDWAVAIVGLGNLGRALANYGGFVSRGFRVAALFDADPAVVGERLVGMAVDPVDRLEEVLGRRGVSIVVIATPASAAQEVADRVIAAGITSILNFAPVVLTVPDGVDVRKVDLSTELQILAFHEQRKADREAGSPIMTEDWAEAMDA, encoded by the coding sequence ATGTCGCAAGCGCGAGAACGTGGCATCCCCGAGGCGACAGTCGCGCGGCTGCCGCTCTACCTGCGCGCACTAAACGGGCTGTCGGAGCGCGGCACCGCCACCGTCAGCTCCGAGGACCTGGCGCTCGCCGCGGGGGTCAACTCCGCCAAGCTGCGCAAGGATCTGTCGCATCTCGGGTCCTACGGCACCCGTGGCGTCGGCTACGACGTGCAGTACCTCATCTACCAGATCTCCCGTGAGCTCGGTCTCACCCAGGACTGGGCCGTCGCCATCGTCGGCCTCGGAAACCTCGGCAGGGCCCTCGCCAACTACGGGGGTTTCGTGTCGCGGGGCTTCCGGGTCGCCGCGTTGTTCGACGCCGACCCCGCGGTGGTGGGGGAGCGTCTCGTCGGCATGGCCGTCGATCCCGTCGACCGCCTTGAGGAGGTCCTCGGCCGCCGGGGGGTCTCCATCGTGGTCATCGCCACCCCGGCGTCGGCGGCTCAGGAGGTGGCCGACCGGGTCATCGCCGCCGGAATCACGAGTATTTTGAATTTTGCGCCTGTTGTGCTGACCGTCCCGGACGGGGTTGACGTACGCAAAGTCGATCTTTCGACGGAGCTGCAGATCCTCGCCTTCCACGAGCAGCGCAAAGCGGATCGTGAAGCAGGGAGCCCCATCATGACGGAGGACTGGGCCGAGGCGATGGACGCATGA
- a CDS encoding glutamyl-tRNA reductase, protein MSLLAIGLSHRTAPVALLERVSMTGDALVKMLHDVLGDVHVSETMIVSTCNRVEVYAEVDRFHGGVTAVTDLLSAHSGVPVEQLTPHLYVHYEDRVVEHLFAVACGLDSMVVGEGQILGQVRQSLRLAQDQGTAGSTLNDLAQQALRVGKRAHTETGIDRAGASLVGVGLTLAQDVLGPLTGRRALVVGAGSMSALSVATLARAGITDIVVANRTFERAARLAQSVGGRAVELGDVGRELAGADLVISCTGAGDVVLTAEMVRRSGHTGPLFLLDLALPHDIDPAVRDLPGVTLADLESMRGLGDQDGDHVAAVRSIVATEVCEYLKAERAARVTPTVVALRAKAADVVEIELGRLVTRMPEIDGRLRGEIAQTMRRVVEKLLHEPTVRVKRLAASPAGDHYAEALRELFDLNPKVPEAVTRADVADIETDSPGRAGEEDA, encoded by the coding sequence ATGAGTCTTCTCGCGATAGGCCTGAGCCACCGGACGGCACCGGTGGCGCTGCTGGAGCGCGTCTCGATGACCGGTGACGCGCTGGTCAAGATGCTGCATGACGTGCTCGGCGACGTCCACGTGTCCGAGACGATGATCGTCTCCACGTGCAACAGGGTCGAGGTGTACGCCGAGGTCGACCGCTTCCACGGCGGGGTGACCGCCGTCACCGACCTGCTCAGCGCGCACTCCGGCGTACCGGTCGAGCAGCTCACCCCCCACCTGTACGTCCACTACGAGGACCGCGTGGTCGAGCACCTGTTCGCGGTCGCCTGCGGTCTCGACTCCATGGTGGTCGGCGAGGGCCAGATACTCGGCCAGGTGCGGCAGTCGCTGCGGCTCGCGCAGGACCAGGGGACCGCCGGCAGCACGCTCAACGACCTGGCGCAGCAGGCGCTGCGCGTCGGTAAGCGCGCGCACACCGAGACCGGCATCGACCGCGCCGGGGCCTCCCTTGTCGGCGTCGGGCTCACCCTCGCGCAGGACGTGCTCGGGCCGCTCACCGGCAGGCGCGCACTGGTGGTCGGCGCCGGCTCCATGAGCGCGCTTTCCGTCGCCACCCTCGCGCGGGCCGGGATCACCGACATCGTGGTCGCCAACCGCACGTTCGAGCGGGCCGCGCGGCTCGCGCAGAGCGTCGGCGGCCGGGCCGTGGAACTCGGGGACGTCGGCCGCGAGCTGGCCGGCGCCGACCTCGTGATCTCCTGCACCGGCGCCGGCGACGTCGTCCTCACCGCCGAGATGGTGCGGCGCTCCGGTCACACCGGGCCGCTGTTCCTGCTGGACCTCGCGCTGCCGCACGACATCGACCCGGCGGTGCGCGACCTGCCGGGTGTCACGCTGGCCGACCTCGAGTCGATGCGCGGCCTCGGCGACCAGGACGGCGACCACGTCGCGGCGGTTCGTTCGATCGTGGCCACGGAGGTGTGCGAGTATCTCAAGGCCGAGCGCGCCGCGCGGGTCACCCCCACCGTGGTGGCCCTGCGCGCCAAGGCCGCCGACGTGGTCGAGATCGAGCTCGGACGCCTGGTCACCCGGATGCCCGAGATCGACGGCCGGCTGCGTGGCGAGATCGCGCAGACGATGCGCAGGGTGGTGGAGAAGCTGTTGCACGAGCCCACCGTGCGTGTCAAGCGGCTCGCGGCGTCCCCGGCGGGCGATCATTATGCCGAGGCGCTGCGCGAGCTGTTCGACCTGAACCCGAAGGTGCCCGAGGCCGTGACCAGAGCCGACGTGGCGGACATCGAGACCGACTCGCCCGGTCGGGCCGGCGAGGAGGACGCATGA
- the hemC gene encoding hydroxymethylbilane synthase, with amino-acid sequence MTVTQHTYARRGVLRLGTRRSLMATTQSQMVADRLTALTGATVELVGVTTFGDVTKAQLSQLGGTGVFVSALRDKLIDGEIDFAVHSLKDLPTTPDPRVVIAAVPPRDDPRDALVGPGELAGLAAGARVGTGSPRRVAQLRALRPDLEYVPIRGNADTRIGKIASGELHAVVLASAGLTRIGREAEIAEVFEPDAMLPAPGQGALAVECRAGDDELIELLGALDDPRTRAAVTAERTVLAALEAGCSAPVGAFAADAGHILNLTAAVVALDGTRSVRKSTAGDLSAAMDLGRDLAAAMIAEGAGTLMGERIH; translated from the coding sequence ATGACCGTCACCCAGCACACCTACGCGAGGCGTGGGGTGCTGCGCCTCGGCACCAGGCGCAGCCTGATGGCGACGACCCAGTCGCAGATGGTGGCCGACCGGCTCACCGCGCTGACCGGCGCGACCGTCGAGCTGGTCGGCGTCACGACGTTCGGCGACGTGACCAAGGCCCAGCTGTCCCAGCTCGGCGGCACCGGCGTGTTCGTCAGCGCGCTGCGCGACAAGCTCATCGACGGCGAGATCGACTTCGCCGTCCACTCGCTCAAGGACCTGCCGACCACGCCGGACCCCCGCGTCGTGATCGCCGCCGTGCCGCCGCGCGACGACCCGAGGGACGCGCTCGTCGGCCCGGGTGAGCTCGCCGGCCTCGCCGCCGGCGCGCGGGTCGGCACCGGCTCGCCGCGCCGTGTGGCGCAGCTCAGGGCCCTGCGGCCCGATCTGGAGTACGTCCCGATCCGCGGCAACGCCGACACCCGGATCGGCAAGATCGCCTCCGGCGAGCTGCACGCCGTCGTGCTCGCCTCGGCCGGCCTCACCAGGATCGGCCGCGAGGCCGAGATCGCCGAGGTGTTCGAGCCGGACGCCATGCTGCCCGCGCCTGGCCAGGGAGCGCTCGCGGTCGAGTGCCGGGCCGGCGACGACGAGCTGATCGAGCTGCTCGGCGCGCTCGACGACCCGCGCACCCGCGCCGCCGTGACGGCGGAGCGCACGGTGCTCGCCGCTCTGGAGGCGGGGTGCAGCGCACCGGTAGGTGCCTTCGCCGCCGATGCCGGGCACATTCTCAACCTGACCGCCGCCGTGGTGGCCCTCGATGGCACGCGGTCGGTGCGCAAGTCCACCGCAGGCGACCTCTCGGCAGCCATGGATCTCGGCCGCGACCTCGCGGCCGCCATGATCGCTGAGGGAGCCGGCACGTTGATGGGGGAGCGGATCCATTGA
- a CDS encoding uroporphyrinogen-III synthase, with translation MAFVGAGPGDEGLLTLRGADLLSRADVVVLDQEAYGGLLGRCRPGVKVVDIAAEAGAVSLKAVREAKTGCRVVRLCPGDPGFFSSVAEEVAACAKADIEFEIVPGVPPATAVPLYAGIAPATGVPEFRVVDADQVDDWAPHAACEGTLVIYNGVSAAVAVAKALVASGKPDTTPVAVTQNGTTTEQYTVVSTLARLAADLKHAGIAEPAVIVVGDAVAGRDKLSWFESKPLFGWRVLVPRTKEQSAGLSDQLRSYGAVPEEVPTISVEPPRTPQQMDRAIKGLVTGRYEWVAFTSANAVKAIREKFEEYGLDARAFAGLKVAAVGEATAKALVSFGVKPDLVPVGEHSSEGLLAEWPPYDSMLDPINRVLLPRADIATETLIAGLTELGWECDDVTAYRTVRAAPPPEPIRVAIKSGGFDAVLFTSSSTVRNLVGIAGKPHTVTVIAVIGPQTAKTAEEFGLRVDIMADSPSASALASALADYGAKQRQAALAAGDVPRRPSQTRRGARRRAR, from the coding sequence GTGGCGTTCGTCGGCGCGGGCCCGGGTGACGAGGGCCTGCTGACGCTCCGCGGCGCCGACCTGCTGTCCCGTGCCGACGTCGTGGTGCTGGACCAGGAGGCGTACGGCGGGCTGCTCGGCCGCTGCCGTCCCGGCGTCAAGGTCGTCGACATCGCCGCCGAGGCCGGCGCGGTGTCGTTGAAGGCCGTGCGCGAGGCCAAGACCGGGTGCCGCGTGGTGCGTCTGTGTCCCGGCGACCCGGGGTTCTTCTCCTCAGTCGCCGAGGAGGTCGCCGCCTGCGCCAAGGCCGACATCGAGTTCGAGATCGTGCCAGGTGTGCCGCCGGCCACCGCGGTGCCGTTGTACGCCGGCATCGCGCCGGCCACCGGTGTGCCGGAGTTCCGCGTCGTGGACGCCGACCAGGTGGACGACTGGGCCCCGCACGCCGCCTGCGAGGGCACGCTGGTGATCTACAACGGGGTCTCGGCGGCGGTCGCCGTCGCCAAGGCCCTGGTCGCGTCCGGCAAGCCCGACACCACGCCGGTCGCGGTCACCCAGAACGGCACCACCACCGAGCAGTACACCGTCGTGTCCACGCTCGCGCGGCTGGCCGCCGACCTCAAGCACGCCGGCATCGCCGAGCCCGCCGTGATCGTCGTCGGCGACGCCGTCGCCGGCCGCGACAAGCTGTCGTGGTTCGAGAGCAAGCCCCTGTTCGGCTGGCGGGTGCTGGTGCCGCGCACCAAGGAGCAGTCCGCCGGCCTGTCGGACCAGCTCCGGTCGTACGGCGCGGTGCCGGAGGAGGTGCCGACCATCTCGGTGGAGCCGCCGCGCACACCGCAGCAGATGGACCGGGCCATCAAGGGTCTCGTCACCGGCCGGTACGAGTGGGTGGCGTTCACCTCGGCCAACGCCGTCAAGGCGATCAGGGAGAAGTTCGAGGAGTACGGCCTCGACGCGCGCGCGTTCGCGGGGCTGAAGGTCGCCGCGGTCGGCGAGGCCACCGCGAAGGCCCTGGTCAGCTTCGGTGTGAAGCCCGACCTCGTGCCGGTCGGAGAGCACTCGTCGGAGGGCCTGCTCGCCGAGTGGCCGCCGTACGACTCGATGCTCGACCCGATCAACCGGGTGCTGCTGCCCCGTGCGGACATCGCCACAGAAACCCTGATCGCCGGGCTCACCGAGCTCGGCTGGGAGTGCGACGACGTCACGGCGTACCGCACGGTGCGCGCGGCGCCGCCGCCTGAGCCGATCCGGGTGGCGATCAAGAGCGGCGGCTTCGACGCGGTGCTGTTCACCTCGTCGAGTACGGTGCGCAACCTCGTCGGCATCGCCGGCAAGCCGCACACCGTCACCGTGATCGCCGTCATCGGGCCGCAGACCGCCAAGACCGCCGAGGAGTTCGGCCTGCGGGTCGACATCATGGCCGACAGCCCCTCGGCGTCCGCGCTGGCGTCCGCGCTGGCCGACTACGGCGCCAAGCAGCGCCAGGCCGCTCTCGCCGCCGGGGACGTCCCGAGGCGGCCGTCACAGACCCGCAGAGGGGCCCGCCGCCGCGCCAGGTAG
- the hemB gene encoding porphobilinogen synthase: MMPNAEFPVARPRRLRRTASLRRMVAGTRLHPAELVLPMFVKEDVTEPQPVGSMPGVVQHTRDSLRKAAHEAAQAGVGGVILFGIPAVKDARGSAADDPDGIVQRALADLRSDLGDALVVMADTCLDEFTDHGHCGILTPGGEVDNDATLERYAAAAVAQARAGAHVIAPSGMMDGQVRAIRAGLDGAGFPHIPILAYSAKYASAFYGPFRDAAECAPQFGDRSSYQQDPAGPVGEALREVALDLAEGADAVMVKPALAYLDILRQVRDAVDVPVAAYQVSGEYAMVEAAAANGWIDRERAIMESLTAIRRAGADLILTYWATEVARRLS, encoded by the coding sequence ATGATGCCGAACGCGGAGTTCCCCGTGGCGCGGCCCCGCAGGCTGCGCCGTACGGCGTCGCTGCGCCGCATGGTGGCCGGCACGCGGCTGCACCCGGCGGAGCTGGTGCTGCCGATGTTCGTCAAGGAGGACGTCACCGAGCCGCAGCCGGTCGGGTCCATGCCGGGGGTCGTGCAGCACACGCGCGACTCGCTACGCAAGGCCGCGCACGAGGCGGCGCAGGCCGGCGTCGGCGGGGTGATCCTGTTCGGCATCCCCGCGGTCAAGGACGCGCGGGGCTCGGCGGCCGACGACCCCGACGGCATCGTGCAGCGCGCGCTGGCCGACCTGCGGTCCGACCTCGGGGACGCGCTGGTCGTGATGGCCGACACCTGCCTGGACGAGTTCACCGACCACGGCCACTGCGGCATCCTCACCCCCGGCGGCGAGGTCGACAACGACGCCACGCTGGAACGCTACGCCGCCGCCGCGGTCGCGCAGGCGCGGGCCGGGGCCCATGTGATCGCGCCGAGCGGCATGATGGACGGCCAGGTCCGCGCCATCCGCGCCGGGCTCGACGGCGCCGGGTTCCCCCACATCCCGATCCTGGCGTACTCCGCCAAGTACGCCTCGGCGTTCTACGGCCCGTTCCGGGACGCCGCAGAGTGCGCGCCGCAGTTCGGCGACCGCAGCTCCTACCAGCAGGACCCGGCGGGCCCGGTGGGTGAGGCGCTGCGCGAGGTGGCGCTCGACCTCGCCGAAGGCGCGGACGCCGTCATGGTCAAGCCCGCGCTGGCCTATCTGGACATCCTGCGTCAGGTGCGCGACGCGGTGGACGTGCCGGTGGCGGCCTACCAGGTGAGCGGCGAGTACGCCATGGTGGAGGCCGCGGCGGCCAACGGCTGGATCGACAGGGAACGCGCGATCATGGAGTCGCTGACGGCGATCCGGCGCGCGGGGGCCGACCTGATACTGACCTACTGGGCCACAGAAGTGGCCAGAAGACTATCCTGA